One genomic window of Nitrosomonas sp. Is35 includes the following:
- a CDS encoding pyridoxal-dependent decarboxylase: MLMNRRQFLSISGATACMAACSPQVLATQPLTRVPQQNGSAALKAMRNLSQQRSRLLGYPINMTTPPDEFFAWRNELAAVGFNQFAFNNVGNPYDHSHIPFNCHPFEKELIDRFGAVYGFAPDNIWGFLTNSGTDSNMHGLYMGRTILKSRTGVTPKIYFTREAHYSIQILRDLLHLDWVVVGTRPDGSMDANDLERQLNANPNHPALVVATIGTTFKGAIDPVDAIQAKLKHRTAYLHLDAALFGGYLPHTAFAADLRHNVSHPVSKAGLKRYDSIAVSCHKFFGFPSPAGLFITTRTNFEAFRTPFSEIHDPEYIQQVPGTISCSRDAVKPAEFYFFSSESAFARQAADAKAMLDNTAYLLKEMNNHYSYLRPVRANDRSNTIYFITPSKAIVDHYSLATMQLDIDGERTPCAHVVIMPHAKKEILDRFLTDLRKS; encoded by the coding sequence ATGCTAATGAACCGGCGCCAATTTTTGAGCATATCCGGCGCAACAGCCTGTATGGCTGCATGCTCACCTCAGGTTCTCGCAACACAACCGCTGACGCGAGTTCCGCAACAAAATGGTTCGGCTGCATTGAAAGCCATGCGGAACCTGTCGCAACAACGCAGCCGGTTGCTCGGCTATCCCATCAATATGACCACTCCGCCGGATGAGTTTTTCGCCTGGCGCAATGAACTCGCGGCCGTGGGTTTCAATCAATTCGCTTTCAACAATGTCGGCAATCCTTACGACCATAGCCATATCCCGTTTAATTGCCATCCGTTTGAAAAGGAATTGATCGATCGTTTCGGCGCAGTGTATGGCTTCGCACCGGATAATATCTGGGGATTCCTTACCAACAGCGGCACCGACAGCAATATGCACGGGCTGTATATGGGCCGTACGATTCTTAAAAGCCGCACCGGCGTCACGCCGAAAATTTATTTCACGCGCGAAGCGCACTATTCGATTCAGATTCTGCGCGATCTCTTGCATCTCGACTGGGTGGTGGTAGGCACGCGGCCCGACGGCAGCATGGACGCCAATGATCTGGAACGGCAGTTGAACGCCAATCCCAACCACCCCGCCTTGGTGGTCGCAACCATCGGCACCACGTTTAAAGGCGCGATTGATCCGGTTGATGCTATTCAAGCCAAGCTAAAACACCGCACCGCTTATCTGCATTTGGACGCCGCGTTATTCGGCGGCTATTTGCCGCACACCGCGTTTGCCGCTGACTTGCGGCACAACGTCAGCCATCCGGTTTCCAAAGCAGGACTGAAACGCTACGATTCCATCGCCGTTTCCTGTCACAAATTTTTTGGCTTCCCCTCGCCCGCCGGATTGTTCATCACCACGCGCACGAACTTTGAAGCGTTCCGCACCCCGTTCAGCGAAATTCACGACCCGGAATACATCCAGCAAGTACCCGGCACGATCAGCTGTTCGCGCGATGCCGTCAAACCGGCCGAATTTTACTTTTTCAGTTCGGAATCGGCGTTTGCCCGGCAAGCTGCCGATGCCAAAGCAATGCTGGATAACACCGCTTATTTACTGAAAGAAATGAACAATCACTATAGTTACCTGCGGCCGGTGCGCGCCAATGACCGTTCGAATACGATTTACTTCATCACCCCGAGTAAAGCCATCGTCGATCATTACTCGTTAGCGACCATGCAACTTGATATTGACGGAGAACGGACGCCCTGTGCGCATGTCGTGATCATGCCCCATGCCAAGAAAGAGATTCTCGACCGGTTTCTAACCGACTTGCGCAAATCCTGA
- a CDS encoding PEP-CTERM sorting domain-containing protein: MKFIKGTTQVAAALGLSVLLSGVSYASPAGSITVTNPGPLGSFSINTAAFDGTSGQIEKLTFNLSGTHCIDGGSCILGESLVFGGSGGGSFAYDPEANGTSSLFGAVGSTVFGFDFTGFDPLNVFVFSWDPDVASNGGYGAIVAELAGTVITASVRFSADEVLTYSGTMGIVGHDVAANLVPVPEPETYAMLLAGLGLIGFAGYRRKQAAAV, encoded by the coding sequence ATGAAATTTATTAAAGGCACTACGCAAGTTGCTGCCGCGCTTGGACTCTCTGTCCTATTGAGCGGCGTCAGCTATGCATCACCAGCTGGCTCAATCACCGTAACCAACCCAGGCCCATTAGGTTCTTTCAGCATCAATACCGCCGCTTTTGACGGCACCAGCGGTCAAATCGAGAAACTCACGTTCAATCTGTCCGGTACACATTGTATCGATGGCGGAAGTTGCATCCTGGGTGAGTCGCTGGTATTCGGTGGTTCGGGCGGCGGATCTTTTGCCTATGATCCGGAAGCCAATGGCACATCGTCATTATTTGGCGCGGTGGGCTCAACGGTATTCGGTTTTGATTTCACCGGTTTCGATCCACTGAATGTATTCGTATTTTCCTGGGATCCGGATGTCGCCAGTAACGGCGGTTACGGTGCAATCGTAGCCGAACTGGCTGGAACCGTGATCACCGCATCGGTTCGTTTTTCTGCTGATGAGGTTCTCACCTACTCAGGCACGATGGGCATTGTTGGACATGACGTTGCCGCTAACCTGGTTCCCGTTCCAGAACCTGAAACCTATGCGATGTTGCTGGCAGGTCTTGGCCTGATCGGTTTTGCTGGCTACCGTCGTAAACAAGCGGCCGCAGTTTAA
- a CDS encoding 2-hydroxyacid dehydrogenase has protein sequence MRAVFLDFGSVTRGDMDCAAMERAISPWQFYHDSSETEVAERIRAAEVIVSNKVYISRDAIATAQSLKLICIAATGYNNVDLAAAAEYGVPVCNVRGYATPSVVEHVFMLMLNQARQFSGYQALVKRGGWQQSQFFCPLDYPVMELSGKTLGIIGHGELGHAVAHVAQAFGMQVLIADHKGKPPRAGRTAFDEVLRQADFITLHCPLSAETQHLMSQRELALMKPTAYLINTARGGLVNEADLLSSLSNGQIAGAAIDVIQGEPPSADNRILRELPPNLIVTPHIAWASHESRQRLLDQLAGNIAHFFQNKPFNQVTDALGGTRN, from the coding sequence ATGCGTGCTGTATTTTTGGATTTTGGTTCTGTCACCCGCGGCGATATGGATTGCGCGGCGATGGAGCGGGCGATATCGCCGTGGCAGTTTTATCACGATTCCTCCGAGACGGAAGTGGCGGAACGCATTCGCGCCGCTGAGGTGATCGTCAGCAACAAGGTTTATATCAGCCGTGACGCCATTGCAACGGCGCAATCGCTCAAGCTGATTTGCATCGCTGCGACCGGGTACAACAATGTCGACTTGGCGGCGGCAGCCGAATATGGCGTGCCGGTGTGCAATGTGCGCGGCTACGCCACGCCGTCAGTGGTCGAACATGTGTTCATGCTGATGCTGAATCAGGCGCGTCAATTTTCCGGTTATCAGGCGCTGGTGAAGCGCGGCGGCTGGCAGCAGAGCCAGTTTTTCTGTCCGCTCGATTATCCGGTTATGGAATTGTCCGGCAAAACGCTCGGCATCATCGGCCACGGCGAACTCGGGCATGCGGTGGCGCACGTTGCGCAGGCATTCGGTATGCAAGTGCTGATCGCGGATCACAAAGGCAAGCCGCCTCGGGCGGGTAGAACCGCGTTCGACGAGGTGTTGCGGCAGGCGGATTTCATCACCTTGCATTGCCCATTGTCGGCGGAAACGCAGCATTTGATGAGTCAGCGCGAATTGGCCTTGATGAAGCCGACGGCGTATCTGATCAACACCGCGCGTGGCGGACTGGTCAACGAAGCCGATTTGTTATCAAGCTTATCGAACGGACAGATCGCCGGAGCGGCTATCGACGTGATCCAGGGCGAACCGCCTAGTGCGGATAACCGGATTCTGCGCGAATTGCCACCGAATCTGATTGTCACGCCGCACATCGCCTGGGCCAGCCACGAATCGCGGCAGCGGCTGCTGGATCAACTGGCTGGGAATATCGCGCATTTTTTCCAAAATAAACCATTCAATCAGGTTACTGATGCACTAGGGGGTACCCGAAATTAG
- a CDS encoding SMR family transporter — translation MQPWIYLAVAIVSEVIATSFLKAAEGFTRLWPSLIVVAGYLLAFYLLSLTLKTIPVGVAYAIWSGVGIVLIALSGWLFLGQSLDTPALIGLVLIIAGVAVINVFSRSVVH, via the coding sequence ATGCAGCCATGGATTTATCTTGCCGTCGCGATTGTCAGCGAAGTGATCGCGACATCGTTCCTCAAAGCCGCCGAAGGGTTTACCCGTTTGTGGCCATCGTTGATCGTTGTCGCCGGTTATTTGCTGGCTTTTTATTTGCTATCGTTGACGCTGAAAACCATTCCGGTCGGTGTGGCGTACGCGATCTGGTCGGGCGTTGGCATCGTATTGATCGCCCTGAGCGGCTGGCTTTTTCTGGGGCAATCGCTGGATACACCCGCGCTGATCGGTTTGGTTCTGATCATCGCGGGCGTGGCCGTGATCAATGTGTTTTCCCGCAGCGTGGTGCATTGA